TTAGCTCCAAAGTCAATCGATAGTTTGCATTCAAATCCCACTTCAATTCCATGAGCAAGTGCTAAGATACGAGCTTTAATTTTCTCCATAGAGTCCATAGATAATGTTCGAATTGTACCTTCCACTCTAGCTCGCTCTGCAATAATATTTTGTTTTGTACCACCTGTAATTTTCCCAATTGTTACAACGGCAGAGTCAAGAGGATCTATATTTCTCGCAACAATAGATTGAAGTTGGGTGACAAAATGGCTAGCAGCTAAGACCATATCATTTGCTGTATGTGGATAAGCGGCATGCCCCCCTCTACCTAATAGATCAATAAACAATTCTGATGTATTAGCAAATAGTAGTCCTTTTCTTGTTGCAACTGTACCAACTGGATATTCTGGAGCAATATGCAAGGCTACCATCATATTTGGTCGATTTTCTTTTAAATAGGTACTTTCGAGCATCGGTTGTGCGCCACCCGGCCCTTCCTCAGCTGGTTGAAAAATAAACAACAAAGTTTCCTTAGGTTGAAATGAGGCAAAATGAGAAAGTATCCCTAACGCAATACTCATATGAAAATCATGACCGCAACCATGCATTCTACCTTCATGCTTTGATTCAAAGGATAAGTTAGTTTCTTCTTTCATCGGTAACCCATCAATATCAGCACGATAGCCGACTACTTTTGAAGGATTATAACCGATTACCTTAACAAAAACACCTGTCTTCCAGGTGGTTATTTGTAAGTACTGTTGCGGTAAATTTTTAATAAAGTTAAGTAAATATTCCTGTGTCTTATATTCTTCAAAACCAAGCTCAGGAATTTGATGCAATTGTCTTCTAACTTCAATAAACTGAGAATATTCCATAATAAGTACCTCTTTTTTGGTTTAGAATCTATATTCTATTGTAGCATTATTAGGGCTTCTTAATCGACTGCTACATTTATCATCTTATTAGAAGGCTCTTTTCGTAAACATTGTGGCTTTTTAACGTAAAATAGTTGGAAAAATCCCTTAGATGAAGATATCACTCAATAAATTGAGTAAGAAATACTTACTAAATAAGTTGTAAAATCTTAGTATTTTTGTATAAAAATCGGACTTTTGGGATTTTTACGAAAGCAACAAACTTTGCGAAAACAGCCTATTAGAAACAGCCAATTCTTATATACGTAAGTGGATTTACAGGGTAGTATAAAGAAAATGCCTACTACCGATAACAGGCTAGCAGGCATTTTTCAGCACTAAAGAAATTTATCTATCTTCGTTTAAACGGCGTAATTCTTGCTTAATTTCTGTCTTTCCTTTTGTTTTTTCATCAATCTCTTTAATTACACGAGCAGGAACTCCTGCTACAACCGTGTTCGGTGGTACATCTTCTGTAACAATTGCTCCAGCAGCTACAACTGCTCCTTTACCAACTGTTACTCCCTCTAAAATAACTGCGTTCGCTCCAACAACTACATCATCTTCTACAACTACTGGTTTAGCTGAAGGTGGCTCAATAACACCAGCTAACACAGAACCTGCACCAATGTGGCAGTTTTTACCTACAGTAGCTCTTCCACCTAATACTACGTTCATATCGATCATTGTACCTTCACCGATGACAGAACCAATATTAATTGAAGCACCCATCATGATTACTGCATTGTCACCAATTTCAACTTGATCACGGATAACTGCACCTGGCTCAATTCGAGCTTTAATATGCTTCATATCTAATAACGGAATGGCCGAGTTACGACGATCATTTTCAACGACATAGTCTTCAATCTTTTCTTCATTTGCTTTCAAAGCTGCTTCAATATCAGCCCACTCACCAAACAATGTTCCAGTAGGACCAGAAATAAACGTTTTTGTGTTCTCACCAAAGTTAATCCCTTCAAGATCCCCTTTTACGTAAACCTTTACAGGTGTGGATTTCACACTGTTTGAAATAAATGAGATAATTTCGTTTGCATCCATCATTTTCATTATTAGTCCTCCTATACTTATGTACATTTACTCTTTTTAAATATGTATTAATATATACAAATTATACTTTACTCTAACAAAAAGTTGTCGAAGTGACAAGAGATATGCAAGCAATTCATTATTTTTCAGAGAATACTAGAAAAAAAACGTTACGCCTGAGGTGACGTAACGTTTAGATAAAGAAATTAGAATTGTGCTGCTTCAGTAGAACCCTTTAGAGCTGTCGTTGAGGAGGTACCACCTGAAACTGCCTGAGAAACTTCATCAAAGTAGCCAGTCCCGACCTCGCGTTGATGGCGTGTTGCTGTGTAACCCTTTGGTTCACTAGCAAATTCAGCTTGTTGCAACTCAGAATATGCCCCCATTCCTCGTGTTTTATAAGCGTGAGCTAACTCAAACATACTATGGTTAAGTGCATGAAAACCTGCTAAAGTTACAAATTGAAATTTGTAGCCCATTTTCCCTAATTCAACCTGATAATGTTCAATTGTCTCTTCGTCCAAGTTCGCCTTCCAATTAAATGATGGTGAACAGTTGTAAGCCAACATTTTTCCAGGAAACTCCGCATGAATTGCATCAGCAAATGCCTTTGCCTCTTCAAGACTAGGTTTTGAAGTTTCACACCAAACTAAGTCTGCATATGGGGCATAAGCTAAACCTCGCGAAATCGCTTGTTCAATACCTGCCATTGTGCGGAAAAATCCTTCTGGTGTTCTTTCTCCTGTAATAAATTGACGATCATAAGGATCAACATCGCTTGTTATTAAATCGGCAGCATCAGCATCAGTTCTCGCAATAATTAATGTCGGAACTCCCGAAACATCTGCGGCAAGTCTAGCAGCTGTCAAATTACGGATCGCTGTCTGTGTTGGAATTAAAACCTTACCTCCAAGATGACCACACTTTTTCTCCGATGCAAGTTGGTCTTCAAAGTGAACTCCAGCAGCACCTGCTTCAATCATCCCTTTCATCAGTTCAAATACATTCAATTGTCCACCAAAACCTGCTTCGGCATCTGCGACGATCGGAAGTAAATAATCAATATCTCCATTTCCCTCCATATGCTGTATTTGGTCAGCTCGTTGTAATGCTTGATTAATTCTTTTAACAACCATCGGCACGCTATTGGCTGGATACAAGCTTTGATCCGGGTACATCTGGCCTGCAAGATTCGCGTCAGCAGCTACCTGCCATCCACTTAAGTAAACAGCCTGTAAACCAGCTTTTGCTTGCTGAATTGCTTGGTTTCCAGTTAATGCTCCTAGTGCTGCTACAAAATCCATTGATTGTAATTGTTTCCATAGACGCTCCGCACCACGACGAGCTAAAGTATGTTCAATTTGCACAGATCCTCTTAACTTTATGACATCTGCAGCTGTGTAGTTCCTCTTAATTCCTACCCATCTTTCATCTGTGTCCCAACTCGTCTCCAGTTTTCTAAGTTCCTCTTGATAATTAACCATGTTTACTCATCTCCTGTTTATTTGTAGTATAAACTGTTTTATTACAGTTATTTTTTATATACACTATACTATAACAGGGTTTACATATTTGCAACTACTTTAAAGGAAAAAATTTGTAAAATTTAAAATAACATAATTTTATTGATTACTAAAAGAAAGCAGTGTGCTTTTCCCTGCTTGGCCCCGCCAAGCAAATGCTCTTCCAACCCAAACTAGTTCGTGTATGAATGTCAAAGCAAATTCTTTGAGAAACAACATATAAAAAAAGCCAGTTTCAAAAAGAAACTGACTTTTTCTTGCACCTATTAAACGCCTGCATTTTAATTATGTGATTGGCATCTTTTCTAATTTACAATTCAAATTACCTTTTTATAAAATAGCCATATTGCTTACGAAAAGAGACTTTCTTATAAACTGGTGAAACGACTTCCTCTCGTTAGGATTGTGGCTTACGATTGATATATCCGTCCGCAGCGAGAGCAGCTATTGCACCATCTGCTGCCGATATAACTGGTTGTTTTATTTGTGAATGTCTTGAGTCACCACCGGCAAAAACTCCAGGCACATTTGTACGTAAATGTTCGTCAACTATAATGTAACCTTCCTCATCACGCTGAACTGAATTCTTAAGAAAATCGGTTTCTGGTTTCATTCGACCAACATTTAAAATCAGACCATCAATATCCCATTCTAATTCTTCATGATTTTCGTTCAAAACGACAATTTTTTCTAATAAATTGGTACCTTTTATTTCCTTAATTGAATGCTCTAGTAAGATGACTACATTTCTTTTTTCTTCTAGAATAGCTAAACCAGCTTCAACATGAAGTGTTCTAGGTACTAGGAGCCGTACTTCTTTACAGAACTTCGATAGAGTAGCTGTTTCTTCAATAACTTTATCGGTATCTCCAATAATGACCACAAGCTTATCATGATAAAATGCTGGGTCATATGTTGAGCAATAACTAACACCACGTCCCAAAAACGCTTCTTCACCTTTAATCATATTAGTCGGAGTTTTAGCACCAACGGCAATAAAGACCGATTTCGCCTTTACGATTCCCTCTGTTACTGTAATCTCTTTTGTTTCCTTTGTAAAATCAACC
The nucleotide sequence above comes from Anaerobacillus sp. CMMVII. Encoded proteins:
- a CDS encoding N-acetyldiaminopimelate deacetylase; the protein is MEYSQFIEVRRQLHQIPELGFEEYKTQEYLLNFIKNLPQQYLQITTWKTGVFVKVIGYNPSKVVGYRADIDGLPMKEETNLSFESKHEGRMHGCGHDFHMSIALGILSHFASFQPKETLLFIFQPAEEGPGGAQPMLESTYLKENRPNMMVALHIAPEYPVGTVATRKGLLFANTSELFIDLLGRGGHAAYPHTANDMVLAASHFVTQLQSIVARNIDPLDSAVVTIGKITGGTKQNIIAERARVEGTIRTLSMDSMEKIKARILALAHGIEVGFECKLSIDFGANYCQVYNDEKMTEPFMNFVKNRANCNLIECKEAMTGEDFGYFLREIPGFMFWLGVDSENGLHSNYLNPNEEAIPFAIELLIDYLKSL
- the dapD gene encoding 2,3,4,5-tetrahydropyridine-2,6-dicarboxylate N-acetyltransferase, translated to MKMMDANEIISFISNSVKSTPVKVYVKGDLEGINFGENTKTFISGPTGTLFGEWADIEAALKANEEKIEDYVVENDRRNSAIPLLDMKHIKARIEPGAVIRDQVEIGDNAVIMMGASINIGSVIGEGTMIDMNVVLGGRATVGKNCHIGAGSVLAGVIEPPSAKPVVVEDDVVVGANAVILEGVTVGKGAVVAAGAIVTEDVPPNTVVAGVPARVIKEIDEKTKGKTEIKQELRRLNEDR
- the aceA gene encoding isocitrate lyase — its product is MVNYQEELRKLETSWDTDERWVGIKRNYTAADVIKLRGSVQIEHTLARRGAERLWKQLQSMDFVAALGALTGNQAIQQAKAGLQAVYLSGWQVAADANLAGQMYPDQSLYPANSVPMVVKRINQALQRADQIQHMEGNGDIDYLLPIVADAEAGFGGQLNVFELMKGMIEAGAAGVHFEDQLASEKKCGHLGGKVLIPTQTAIRNLTAARLAADVSGVPTLIIARTDADAADLITSDVDPYDRQFITGERTPEGFFRTMAGIEQAISRGLAYAPYADLVWCETSKPSLEEAKAFADAIHAEFPGKMLAYNCSPSFNWKANLDEETIEHYQVELGKMGYKFQFVTLAGFHALNHSMFELAHAYKTRGMGAYSELQQAEFASEPKGYTATRHQREVGTGYFDEVSQAVSGGTSSTTALKGSTEAAQF
- a CDS encoding NAD(P)/FAD-dependent oxidoreductase, with the protein product MSSDILNKVYDLVIVGGGIAGASAAIYAARAKLSTLVIDKVQNVGTLSVTDKIANYPGLRESVTGLELLTRMQVQAKSFGAIFAQSNILTVDFTKETKEITVTEGIVKAKSVFIAVGAKTPTNMIKGEEAFLGRGVSYCSTYDPAFYHDKLVVIIGDTDKVIEETATLSKFCKEVRLLVPRTLHVEAGLAILEEKRNVVILLEHSIKEIKGTNLLEKIVVLNENHEELEWDIDGLILNVGRMKPETDFLKNSVQRDEEGYIIVDEHLRTNVPGVFAGGDSRHSQIKQPVISAADGAIAALAADGYINRKPQS